The Thermocrinis ruber genomic sequence AAGGATAATGATGGAAATTGAGCTAAAGAGAGATACGCTTGGCATACAAACTCCTGTTGGACCTGCCATAAACACAAAGGAGGTTAAGACTAAAGTTATCGTGGAAGACGGACAAACTATCGTTATAGGCGGAGTTATAGATGAACAGAACAACACAACCAATGAGGGAATTCCCAGGTTGGTTAGAGTGCCCCTTCTTAAATATCTTTTCGGGCAAGAGAGGGTAAATACCCGGAATAGCGAACTACTCATATTCATAACTCCATTGCTTGTGAGACAATGAGGGCTAAGTTCAGGCTTTCAGATGTAAAGGATTTAGAGGGGTTAATCTACAAGCTTTCCGAGGTCGGTGTGAGCGTGGCCGATATATACCGCCAGCTTGCGGAGGAGAAAGAAAAGAATATAGAATTCTACGTAGAAAAGGACAAGGTTCAAGCGGTAAGCTCTGCTATAAAGGAGTTTTGCCAATTTGAAGTTGTTTATGAAGTGCAAGAGAACAAATGGATTCCCTTTCTTTTGCTTGGAACTCTTTGGCTAGACAGTGCCCTTCTTTATGTTCTCTTAAAGCTATCTTTTCTCTCTGAAGATTTCAACTACTTTTTAAGCCAAATCTTTGGCTCAAACAAACTGGTGGCTTTTGTGAAGGGTTTGGTTAGCCTTTTGGCTATCTTAGTTTATTATTTGGGATTTATTTTTGCCAGAGGGACCACACCAGTAGGTAAGTTCTTTGGTTTGAAGATAGAAAGGGACCATGTTTACGCAGTAGTTCTCTTCAGCTTACCATTGATTGCCTTTTACCTTCTTCAGTTTAATCAAACCTTTATAAAAATCTTAGGGCTCTTTGCTTTGAGTTTATGTGTGGTAATGCCCTTCTACCTAAAGGACTCCGTTAGGGGTTAAAATTTCATTGTTATGGTCGTCCTGCTTATTTTGCTTACCTTTCTCACCCTCTCCTTTGCCAAGGTCTATTATGCCAAGTGGGAGGATGCGGTAAGCCCTATAATGGTGGAATACATAAAAAGGAGCTTAGCAAAGGCAGAAAAAGAAGGGGCTGGTGTTTTTATCCTTGAACTGAACACACCTGGCGGTTTGGAAACCTCCATGAGGCAGGTGGTTCAGGAGTTTCAAAGAACTCCTATTCCCGTTGTGGTTTATGTGTATCCACCGGGAGGAAGGGCAGCTTCTGCGGGTGCTATAATTACTGCCTCCGCAGACATTGCAGTGATGGCTCCGGGTACCAACATAGGTGCGGCGCATCCGGTACAGGCTACTGGGGAGAGGATGGAGGAAACAATGAAAGAAAAGGTTGTACAAGATATGCTTGCCTTTGTTAGGTCTATAGCAAAGGAGAAGGGTAGAAATCCAAGCATTCTTGAAAAGATGGTAAAGGAAAGCATATCCTTAACACCTGACGAAGCCCTAAAAGAGGGTGTAATAGACTTTATCGCAAGTAATAGACAAGAACTTTTAGAAAAGCTAAACGGTAGAAAGGTAAAGAAACACGGAAAAGAAATAACCATAAAAACTCTGGGTGTGCCTGTGGTCGAGGTAGAGGAGAGCTTGAGGGAATCCTTTCTGAAGGTTATAACTAATCCCACCATAGCCTATATGCTACTGCTTATAGGTTTTTATGGCATATTCTTTGAGCTTTACAATCCGGGTGCGGTGGTGCCCGGAGCGGTGGGTGTTGTTAGCTTATTGCTGGGTCTTTATGGTCTTGGGATCATAGGTATAAATTGGTTGGGACTTTTGCTGATATTGGCGGGCATACTACTTTTGGCTTTGGAGCTTGTTACGCCAACCTTTGGTGGATTAGCGATAGCCGGTGCTATAGCGTTGGCCATAGGTTCCTTGGTGCTCATAAGCCCAGACTCTCCTTACGGAGATATACCCATATCCATAATAGCCACTATGGTGCTTACCACTGTTTTCTTCTTTTTAGTGGTAGGTAGGCTGGGCCTAAAAGCCCAAAAGAGAAAGAAAATGACCGGTTATGAGGAACTGATAGGAGAAGAGGGGGTAGCCATGGTAGATTTTGAGAAAGGTAAAGGCAAAGTTTTTATTAAAGGTGAAATATGGAACGCAGTAAGTGAGGATGATATTAAGAAGGATGATATTGTGATAGTGGAACAAGTGAAGGGGCTTACTCTGTATGTTAAAAAGGCTAAGTAGTCTCTTCCAGCTCTTCTTTTGTAAATCTATGATGGCAAAATGGACATACCAGAGCCTTTCTATGCACTTCTGAATAGCACACTGAACATCTCTTTTTGCCTTTCAAAAGCAAAAACAGATTTATATGAAAGATTTGCTTTATCAGGAAGTAAACTATTAAAAAGCCAAAGATTATAGTCCAACCTTTTAAGGGAGTAATCGGTTCAAAGCTTTTGACCCAAAAGTATGTGGTGGCTATAGACGCTATCCAAAAGGCGGGCTTTCTATCTAAAAATACCTGAACGAGGATTTGAATTAGTGCCATGTAAACAAAAAACTGAAAAAGTGGATTGCGGAAAAGAGGTTCAAGAAAGTTTAGAAGCTCCAAGCTTTCCAAACCCCCTCAGGAAGGTATTCAGTAAAAAACCAATAAGAAAACCGCCCATTAAAGGGATAGTTTTGATCAAACTTCCTTCCATAAGGAACACTGCTATTATTATAGCAAAAATGAAAATCCTTAGCGGATAAGTAAAAAGTGCTAAAGACGTACCTTTTTTAAAAAGTCTATAAAGTACCTCCACATAGAGGGCACCCAGACCATCCCCCACGAAAAATTCAAGCATTCAAGCCTTTAAAAGCCAAAGGTGGTTGGTATATCCAAGTTGACGTCTCTTACTTCTTTTATCTCGGGGAATCTACTCTTTAGAGCCCTTTCAATGCCTGCCTTTAGGGTAAGCACAGACATTCCACAGCCTGAACAGGCTCCCAACATTCTAACCAAGACTACGCCATCTTCCTGCACATCCACAAGCTCTACATCTCCACCGTCAAACCTGAGGGCTGGCCTGATCTCATCCAAAACTGCCTCTATCTCTTCCCTTGTTGGCATAGCCATGTTTAACCTCCTTTAGAAAAGAATATAATCAACCAAAGGCTTATCTTCAATAACAAAGATCATACTTTAGCAGTTCTTTCCAATCCAGGTGTGGAATACAGCTCCTCCTTTATGGCGGATAAGAGCATTTCAAGGGCAGATTGATAATCTTGGGCTTTTATTTTGCAACCGCTTGCATACTTGTGCCCGCCTCCACCGAGCCTTTCCGCAATTTTTGCTACGTCCACCTTTCCTTTAGATCTAAGGGAAACTTTAAAAACTCCCTCATCGGGTTTTTCTATTAGAGCAAAGGCAACCTCCACGCCCTCTATGGACCTCGGATAATTTACCAAACCCTCGCTGTCTGAGTATTCTGTACCTGTTTCCTTAAAGAACCTATCAAGGATGACTACACCAGCAATAAGACCATCTTCATAGCAAGCTAGAGTTTCAAGAACCTTGGAAATGAGCTTCATTTTATTCAAAGATTCCCTTTCGCTAAACATCACATAAGTCTTGTAAGGGTCAGCTCCAAGCTGGACCAATTCCTTTGCCATCTCAAAGACTTCCGCGGTGGTGTTGGAGTATCTGAAAAAGCCCGTATCCGTTGCCAAACCGGAATACAAGCATTGGGCTATATCTTGGTCTATGCAATCTTTGTCCCAGCTCTTTAAGAGCTTGTATACTATGCTTGCGGTTGCCGGTTCAGAGTAGTCTATGTAATCCCACTCCCCGTAAAATTCACCACCTATGTGGTGGTCTATGCGTGCCCTTTTAATAGCCTTTACTTCCGCACCTATTCGGTAAAAACCGGAAGCGTCCACCACGATGGCAAGGTCATAAACCTCTTGGGTGGGAAGCTTTATCACCTCTTCCACATGGGGAAGGAAGTCAAGAAAGTGGGGCACCTTGTCTCTACAACCCACACTGACCCTTTTGCCCTTCTTTTTCAAAAATAGATATAAGGCAAGGGCTGAGCCAAGGGTGTCCGCATCGGGGCTTTCGTGGCTTGCTATGAGTATAGAACCTTTTTCTTCTTTTAGAAGTTCAATCAGTGGTATCGTCTCCACCTTCATAATGCACCTCCAAGTTATTTAAATATAAATCGTTCAACCCCTTTTTACCCAGCTTATTGGTCCGTAATGGACTTCCATAGCACATTGAACTATAGACTCAGAAAGGGAAGGATGGGAAAATATTGAGCTGGCAAGGAAGTCTACCCTAATATTTGCCTTCATAAGATGCACCACTTGGTGGATCAACTCTCCTGCATGGGGACCAACTATGTGGCACCCGAGTATATTTCCTGTCTGTTTATCCACCACGAGCCTAACAAAGCCCTCATCCTCTCCGTCATCCATAG encodes the following:
- a CDS encoding NfeD family protein, whose protein sequence is MVVLLILLTFLTLSFAKVYYAKWEDAVSPIMVEYIKRSLAKAEKEGAGVFILELNTPGGLETSMRQVVQEFQRTPIPVVVYVYPPGGRAASAGAIITASADIAVMAPGTNIGAAHPVQATGERMEETMKEKVVQDMLAFVRSIAKEKGRNPSILEKMVKESISLTPDEALKEGVIDFIASNRQELLEKLNGRKVKKHGKEITIKTLGVPVVEVEESLRESFLKVITNPTIAYMLLLIGFYGIFFELYNPGAVVPGAVGVVSLLLGLYGLGIIGINWLGLLLILAGILLLALELVTPTFGGLAIAGAIALAIGSLVLISPDSPYGDIPISIIATMVLTTVFFFLVVGRLGLKAQKRKKMTGYEELIGEEGVAMVDFEKGKGKVFIKGEIWNAVSEDDIKKDDIVIVEQVKGLTLYVKKAK
- a CDS encoding NifU family protein, with amino-acid sequence MAMPTREEIEAVLDEIRPALRFDGGDVELVDVQEDGVVLVRMLGACSGCGMSVLTLKAGIERALKSRFPEIKEVRDVNLDIPTTFGF
- a CDS encoding DHH family phosphoesterase, whose product is MKVETIPLIELLKEEKGSILIASHESPDADTLGSALALYLFLKKKGKRVSVGCRDKVPHFLDFLPHVEEVIKLPTQEVYDLAIVVDASGFYRIGAEVKAIKRARIDHHIGGEFYGEWDYIDYSEPATASIVYKLLKSWDKDCIDQDIAQCLYSGLATDTGFFRYSNTTAEVFEMAKELVQLGADPYKTYVMFSERESLNKMKLISKVLETLACYEDGLIAGVVILDRFFKETGTEYSDSEGLVNYPRSIEGVEVAFALIEKPDEGVFKVSLRSKGKVDVAKIAERLGGGGHKYASGCKIKAQDYQSALEMLLSAIKEELYSTPGLERTAKV